One Gordonia mangrovi genomic region harbors:
- a CDS encoding DUF2613 domain-containing protein produces MTNNRLVAGAVAGVAGIVVGLGAVFLGGFLSTETSPSTDVNSINPNNGFVQGSVDYGSRGDSGSDN; encoded by the coding sequence ATGACCAACAACCGTCTCGTCGCCGGCGCCGTGGCCGGGGTCGCCGGCATCGTGGTGGGTCTCGGGGCGGTCTTCCTCGGCGGTTTCCTGTCCACCGAGACGAGCCCGTCGACGGACGTGAACAGCATCAACCCGAACAACGGGTTCGTGCAGGGCTCGGTCGACTACGGCTCGCGCGGCGATTCCGGGTCCGACAACTGA
- a CDS encoding universal stress protein, translated as MDVGSGPNEPTTAQSAPGAGGLDRSARQTLMIAYDGSDNADRAIRYAGRFLRAQTAYVVTAWQPGELSPARLSTLSGGMQPFIDTRLEAGVDEALEHEAQNINRRGVDLAVEAGLSARGSLVEVESTVWGALVAAADALAVDLLVTGTRGSSGLKALLHSSVAERVLKHCHRPVFIVPAQCDKQPPVTL; from the coding sequence ATGGACGTGGGGTCCGGCCCGAACGAACCCACCACCGCCCAGTCCGCCCCGGGTGCCGGTGGTCTGGACCGCAGTGCCCGCCAGACCCTCATGATCGCCTACGACGGCTCCGACAACGCCGACCGCGCCATCCGCTACGCCGGCCGTTTCCTGCGCGCGCAGACCGCCTACGTCGTGACGGCCTGGCAGCCGGGCGAACTCTCGCCGGCGCGGTTGTCGACGTTGTCCGGCGGTATGCAGCCGTTCATCGACACCAGACTCGAGGCCGGCGTCGACGAAGCGCTCGAGCACGAGGCCCAGAACATCAACCGCCGGGGCGTCGACCTCGCCGTCGAGGCGGGACTGTCCGCGCGCGGCTCCCTGGTCGAGGTCGAGTCGACGGTCTGGGGTGCACTGGTCGCCGCCGCCGACGCCCTCGCCGTCGACCTCCTGGTCACCGGCACCCGCGGCTCGTCCGGGTTGAAGGCGCTGCTGCATTCGAGCGTCGCCGAACGCGTCCTCAAACACTGCCACCGCCCGGTGTTCATCGTCCCGGCCCAATGCGACAAACAGCCGCCGGTCACGCTGTAA
- a CDS encoding glycoside hydrolase family 3 N-terminal domain-containing protein, protein MGSSTRGSGARGVVSMIVVAAVAVVSVGCTSSEPSDPTSSVTSVAGTAASSPSSSAVTPSPVAACGSAQLDEMTLRQKLAQLVVVGVTGAADAQAIVDSEQIGGIFVGSWTDKSILTSGAAARISQSSPIPLMVTVDQEGGRVSRLSGLGIDSPSARVLAQTRTPAQVRDLAASTGRQLRELGVTVDFAPVVDVSDEADGEVIGDRSFSNDPAVVTEYAQAYAEGLASAGITPVFKHFPGHGHGSGDSHLGVVVTPPLSTLENSDLVPYRTLLQDPGPAAVMMGHLIVPGLTGPETPSSISPRAYGMLRTGKPYGGPAYNGVVFTDDLSGMAAISARYPIEQAAPMAIRAGADVALWLSTDRVPAVLDTLEQQVASNRLTEQRVDRSVVRVLRSKGVLTC, encoded by the coding sequence ATGGGCTCATCTACCCGAGGTTCCGGTGCGCGTGGCGTGGTGTCGATGATCGTGGTCGCGGCGGTGGCCGTGGTGAGCGTCGGCTGCACGAGCAGCGAACCGTCGGACCCGACGAGCAGCGTGACGTCGGTGGCCGGCACCGCGGCGTCGTCGCCGAGCTCGTCGGCGGTCACGCCGTCTCCGGTGGCCGCGTGTGGTTCGGCTCAGTTGGACGAGATGACGTTGCGGCAGAAGCTCGCTCAGCTTGTCGTGGTGGGGGTGACCGGCGCCGCGGATGCGCAGGCGATTGTGGATTCCGAGCAGATCGGTGGGATCTTCGTCGGCAGCTGGACGGACAAGTCGATCCTGACCAGTGGGGCCGCTGCGCGCATTTCGCAGAGCAGTCCGATCCCGTTGATGGTCACGGTGGATCAGGAGGGCGGCCGTGTCTCGCGGCTGTCGGGGCTGGGTATCGACAGCCCGTCCGCGCGGGTGCTCGCGCAGACGCGGACACCGGCGCAGGTACGGGACCTGGCCGCTTCGACGGGACGTCAGCTGCGCGAGCTGGGTGTCACGGTCGACTTCGCGCCGGTCGTCGATGTGAGCGACGAGGCCGACGGAGAGGTCATCGGGGACCGATCGTTCAGCAATGATCCGGCGGTGGTGACCGAGTATGCGCAGGCCTATGCGGAAGGGTTGGCATCGGCCGGAATCACCCCGGTGTTCAAGCATTTTCCGGGTCACGGGCATGGCTCGGGTGACTCGCATCTGGGGGTGGTGGTGACGCCGCCGTTGTCGACGCTGGAGAACAGTGATCTGGTGCCGTACCGGACGCTGCTGCAGGATCCGGGCCCGGCGGCGGTGATGATGGGGCATCTGATCGTGCCCGGCCTGACCGGCCCGGAGACGCCGTCCAGCATCAGCCCGCGCGCCTACGGCATGTTGCGGACCGGAAAGCCCTACGGCGGACCGGCGTACAACGGTGTGGTGTTCACCGACGATCTCTCGGGTATGGCGGCGATCAGTGCGCGCTACCCGATCGAGCAGGCGGCGCCGATGGCGATCCGCGCGGGAGCGGATGTCGCATTGTGGCTTTCGACCGATCGGGTGCCTGCAGTGCTCGATACGCTCGAACAGCAGGTCGCCTCCAACCGGCTGACCGAACAGCGTGTCGATCGGTCGGTGGTGCGGGTCCTGCGGTCCAAGGGTGTGCTGACGTGCTGA
- a CDS encoding HNH endonuclease signature motif containing protein: MFTFTDRAADDALLATSSLDELAQYGRDALRLSNQAQAIAMQIARQIGQSTYNERLTGYNDYAPNRIRNAADKAAKGEISLQLGIARTKAGEWVHLDELLDEHPKIRDAFRAGDLSPHRLGVAIRAAATGPTGDLRARLAELTDTTDTDDTDEDLTLDFDTDDAGTDGDGADDAGDGAAETDPTDDEPWDFDDVVLDLASRPTTDTALQADLDAIIITLDPDRAVEAHDDIADLFGDVKIGAEAFGHMTVDACIPAEHGVHLRERISALIGRRVCRRDGRSIKAQRVAAFAEIIKAPGATLRCHCGDDTCPATQTRTNNPTPATTPSVGDSSVRDSSVDTSTGGDSTAPVDATDEPAMGGPDAAEEQPITLADIDDHRHIDSDIAPTAESRRDFITAPRAEHDTDGADTEATHDADADDADTEVATAAEVELTTDNELADATTDAEVAEATADTDPDTDTDFQSDSGLVVPGLTLLHDPTGLDPTRLMGYGAIDPAHAARLAPHATTITAPPSETRTASGLTIFGNRTPAPPIDPTGHGGFATPPPGALTYAPSAALRAEIIQLDRRCRYPYCGRPSEECELDHLHKFLHADPLAGGWTVAFNLAPLCRPDHDRKHDGPWLPTMHTDRTITWRNTRTGQTIVTYPR, from the coding sequence GTGTTCACCTTCACCGACCGTGCCGCCGACGACGCCCTGCTGGCCACCAGCAGCCTCGACGAGTTGGCCCAATACGGCCGCGACGCCCTCCGGCTGAGCAACCAAGCCCAAGCCATCGCCATGCAGATCGCCCGCCAAATCGGTCAATCCACCTACAACGAGCGCCTCACCGGATACAACGACTACGCCCCGAACCGAATCCGCAACGCCGCCGACAAAGCCGCCAAAGGCGAAATCTCGCTGCAACTGGGCATCGCCCGAACCAAAGCCGGCGAATGGGTCCACCTCGACGAACTCCTCGACGAACACCCCAAGATCCGTGACGCCTTCCGCGCCGGCGACCTGAGCCCCCACCGCCTGGGCGTGGCCATCCGCGCCGCCGCCACCGGCCCCACCGGCGACCTCCGAGCCCGACTCGCCGAACTCACCGACACCACCGACACCGACGACACCGACGAGGACCTCACCCTCGACTTCGACACCGACGATGCCGGCACCGACGGTGACGGCGCCGATGACGCCGGTGATGGTGCGGCCGAGACCGATCCCACCGACGATGAGCCGTGGGATTTCGACGATGTCGTGCTCGACCTGGCCAGCCGCCCGACCACCGACACCGCGCTGCAAGCCGATCTCGACGCCATCATCATCACCCTGGACCCCGACCGGGCCGTCGAAGCCCACGACGACATCGCCGACCTATTCGGCGATGTGAAAATCGGTGCCGAAGCGTTCGGACACATGACCGTCGACGCCTGCATCCCCGCCGAACACGGCGTGCACCTACGCGAGCGGATCAGCGCACTCATCGGTCGGCGAGTGTGCCGCCGCGACGGCCGCAGCATCAAAGCCCAACGCGTCGCCGCGTTCGCCGAGATCATCAAGGCTCCCGGCGCGACACTGCGCTGCCACTGCGGCGACGACACCTGCCCCGCCACGCAAACCCGCACCAACAACCCGACGCCCGCCACCACCCCGAGTGTGGGTGACAGCAGTGTCCGCGACTCGTCGGTCGACACCAGCACGGGCGGCGACTCCACTGCACCCGTCGACGCCACCGACGAACCCGCAATGGGTGGACCCGACGCGGCCGAAGAACAGCCGATCACCCTCGCCGACATCGACGATCACCGTCACATCGACTCAGACATCGCGCCCACCGCGGAATCCCGACGAGACTTCATCACCGCACCTCGCGCCGAGCACGACACCGACGGGGCCGATACGGAAGCGACCCACGACGCCGACGCGGACGACGCAGACACTGAAGTCGCCACGGCCGCAGAAGTCGAACTCACCACCGATAACGAACTAGCCGACGCCACCACAGACGCCGAGGTAGCCGAGGCCACCGCCGACACCGACCCGGACACAGACACAGACTTCCAGTCCGATTCCGGCCTCGTCGTCCCCGGCCTGACCCTGCTGCACGACCCCACCGGCCTCGATCCGACCCGCCTGATGGGTTACGGGGCGATCGATCCTGCCCACGCCGCACGCCTGGCACCCCACGCCACCACCATCACCGCCCCACCGAGCGAAACCCGCACCGCCAGCGGCCTGACCATCTTCGGCAACCGGACACCGGCACCACCGATCGACCCCACCGGGCACGGCGGCTTCGCCACCCCACCACCCGGGGCACTGACCTACGCACCCTCAGCAGCCTTACGCGCCGAAATCATCCAACTCGACCGACGCTGCCGCTACCCCTACTGCGGCCGACCCTCCGAAGAGTGCGAACTCGACCACCTGCACAAATTCCTCCACGCCGACCCGCTGGCCGGCGGCTGGACCGTGGCCTTCAACCTCGCACCCCTATGCCGACCCGACCACGACCGCAAACACGACGGCCCGTGGCTCCCCACCATGCACACCGACCGCACCATCACCTGGCGCAACACCCGCACCGGACAAACCATCGTCACCTACCCCAGATGA
- a CDS encoding dynamin family protein, with product MTDVDQAAEFITAAREAVAGDRAAIDAVDRCAQRLDEPVRIALAGSLKAGKSTLLNALVGQDIAPTDATECTRVVTWYRRGQVASVAARTVDGQSVSIPVTRTTGHLGFDFGTLTADDVDHLDVEWPSRALHTRTIVDTPGTASLSTELSASTLSLITPEDGQSGVDAVVYLMRSLSATDTDMLRRIATSIGGGSGPLGVIGVVSRADELGAGRMDAMISAEQIAGRFATELSRTGLCQAVVPVAGLLALGARTMREVEFRTLMDLAAVAPADLETALLSVDRFQRPDLLPHIDAAARRALAERFGVFGIRLGVTLIRFGVTTSAQLATEMINRSGLAELSDVIDIQFGQRADQLKAHSVLVTLDHVLSHNGSAAAAEVRESVRRALADVHGFRELRLLNTLRSGGLPFAADQTEQLSHLIGGHGVDPASRLRLHPDASVPEIRAAAVDAAQSWRTLARHPLLPAEAAAACTTAARSAEGVVAQVDAHSAHVS from the coding sequence ATGACCGATGTCGATCAGGCCGCCGAGTTCATCACGGCGGCCCGCGAGGCGGTCGCCGGCGATCGCGCGGCCATCGATGCGGTTGATCGGTGCGCCCAGCGCCTCGACGAGCCCGTGCGGATCGCGCTCGCCGGGTCGTTGAAGGCGGGCAAGTCGACCCTGCTCAACGCCCTTGTCGGACAGGATATCGCGCCGACGGACGCCACCGAGTGCACTCGCGTGGTCACCTGGTACCGCCGCGGTCAGGTGGCATCGGTGGCCGCGCGCACCGTCGATGGACAATCGGTCTCGATCCCGGTCACCCGAACGACCGGCCACCTCGGTTTCGACTTCGGCACGTTGACCGCCGACGACGTCGACCATCTCGACGTCGAGTGGCCATCGCGCGCCCTGCACACCCGCACCATCGTCGACACCCCGGGCACGGCATCGCTGTCCACGGAGTTGTCGGCGTCCACGCTCTCGCTGATCACCCCCGAGGACGGTCAATCCGGCGTCGATGCGGTTGTCTACCTGATGCGTTCGCTGTCGGCCACCGACACCGACATGTTGCGTCGCATCGCCACATCCATCGGCGGCGGTTCTGGGCCACTCGGCGTGATCGGCGTGGTCTCCCGCGCGGACGAACTCGGCGCGGGCCGGATGGACGCGATGATCTCGGCCGAACAGATCGCCGGTCGGTTCGCGACCGAGTTGTCGCGGACCGGCTTGTGCCAGGCGGTCGTTCCGGTGGCCGGGCTGTTGGCGCTGGGCGCACGCACGATGCGCGAGGTGGAGTTCCGCACCTTGATGGATCTGGCGGCGGTCGCGCCGGCCGACCTGGAGACGGCACTGCTCAGCGTCGACCGCTTCCAGCGACCCGACCTGCTCCCCCACATCGACGCCGCGGCTCGGCGAGCGCTCGCCGAGCGATTCGGGGTGTTCGGGATACGGCTGGGAGTGACCCTGATCCGCTTCGGTGTCACCACGTCGGCACAGCTCGCCACCGAGATGATCAACCGCAGCGGCCTGGCCGAACTCAGTGACGTCATCGACATCCAGTTCGGCCAGCGAGCCGATCAGCTCAAGGCGCACTCGGTGCTGGTGACCCTCGACCATGTGCTGTCGCACAACGGGAGTGCAGCCGCCGCAGAAGTGCGTGAGTCCGTGCGGCGGGCGCTCGCCGACGTCCACGGGTTCCGCGAACTGCGTCTGCTCAACACGCTTCGCTCCGGTGGTCTACCCTTCGCAGCCGATCAGACCGAGCAGCTGAGCCACCTGATCGGCGGCCACGGCGTCGACCCCGCCTCCCGACTGCGTCTGCATCCGGACGCGTCCGTCCCGGAAATCCGTGCCGCTGCTGTGGATGCCGCGCAGTCGTGGCGCACACTCGCCCGCCACCCACTGCTGCCCGCCGAAGCCGCCGCCGCCTGCACCACCGCCGCGCGAAGCGCAGAAGGTGTTGTCGCGCAAGTTGATGCGCACTCCGCTCACGTGAGCTAA
- a CDS encoding dynamin family protein has product MTDRSPAPGNAAAGALPDLLDRMVGIAEEAGRGDLVTRLAGARTRLTDPRLRIVVVGQLKQGKSQFVNALLNLEVCSVGDDETTAVPTVIGHAAQPIAHLVVGGAAEDRVPVPLEQITAITPATDLAAGREVARLEVDAPGPLLADGLVVVDTPGVGGHGHPYAATTLGMVATADAVLFVSDASQEFTAPEMRFLRQVTELCPTVACLLSKTDLYPQWRVIADADRAHLRTADIEIPVLPVSSALRIHALRLQDEQLNTEAGFVDLYRYLRGSVVANAQKLTRETVANDLRVVSEHLALTYGSELTGLRDPYTARRAVTGLQEAKEYAESMRRRTAQWQQTLADGIGDLAADIDHDLRDRLRAVTREAERAIDDGDPGTDWDRFAEWLAEQTAAVVGDNFVWAHERSVWLAQRVAAHFAESGDESLPAIDIADLDGVFDSVAELAALDAQKTGLSQKLLVGMRGSYGGVLMFGLISTMMGMALINPVSVGAGVLLGSKAYRDDKEARIVERRAKAKNAVRAFTDDVSFQVGKESRDRLRVIQRVLRDHFTTVAEQTSRSIAESLSAAQSAAALADTQRTERAAAVESSLKDVAALRRAADRLESLAVTA; this is encoded by the coding sequence ATGACCGACAGATCTCCCGCTCCGGGTAACGCTGCCGCGGGCGCCCTCCCCGACTTGCTCGACCGCATGGTCGGCATCGCCGAGGAGGCCGGCCGCGGCGACCTGGTCACCCGGTTGGCGGGGGCGCGAACACGATTGACCGATCCACGGCTGCGGATCGTCGTCGTCGGTCAGCTCAAGCAGGGCAAGAGCCAGTTCGTCAATGCGCTGCTGAACCTGGAGGTCTGCTCGGTCGGTGACGACGAGACGACGGCGGTGCCCACCGTGATCGGCCATGCCGCGCAGCCGATTGCGCACCTCGTCGTCGGCGGCGCGGCCGAAGACCGGGTACCGGTGCCACTCGAGCAGATCACCGCCATCACCCCGGCCACCGATCTCGCCGCGGGGCGGGAGGTGGCGCGGCTGGAGGTCGACGCACCGGGGCCGTTGCTTGCCGACGGACTCGTCGTGGTCGACACACCGGGTGTCGGCGGTCACGGACACCCCTATGCGGCAACGACCCTGGGCATGGTGGCCACCGCCGACGCGGTGCTGTTCGTGTCCGATGCCAGCCAGGAGTTCACCGCACCGGAGATGCGCTTTCTGCGGCAGGTCACCGAGCTGTGCCCGACCGTGGCGTGTCTGCTCTCCAAGACGGACCTCTACCCTCAGTGGCGGGTGATCGCCGATGCCGACCGCGCGCACCTACGCACCGCCGACATCGAGATCCCGGTACTGCCGGTGTCGTCGGCGTTGCGGATTCACGCATTGCGCCTGCAGGACGAGCAGCTCAACACCGAGGCCGGGTTCGTCGACCTGTACCGCTATCTGCGTGGCAGTGTGGTCGCCAACGCGCAGAAGCTGACTCGCGAAACCGTCGCCAATGACCTGCGGGTGGTGTCCGAGCATTTGGCATTGACCTACGGCAGCGAGCTGACGGGCCTGCGCGATCCGTATACCGCCCGGCGCGCGGTGACCGGTCTGCAGGAGGCCAAAGAGTACGCGGAGAGCATGCGCCGCCGCACCGCACAGTGGCAGCAGACCCTCGCCGACGGGATCGGAGATTTGGCCGCCGACATCGACCACGACCTACGGGACCGACTCCGCGCGGTGACCCGGGAAGCCGAGCGGGCCATCGACGACGGCGACCCGGGCACCGACTGGGATCGGTTCGCCGAGTGGTTGGCCGAGCAAACCGCGGCCGTGGTCGGCGACAATTTCGTCTGGGCACACGAACGATCGGTGTGGCTCGCGCAGCGGGTGGCCGCACACTTCGCCGAATCCGGCGACGAATCGCTGCCCGCGATCGACATCGCCGACCTGGACGGGGTATTCGATTCGGTGGCCGAACTGGCCGCCCTCGACGCCCAGAAAACCGGACTGAGCCAGAAGCTGCTGGTGGGGATGCGCGGCTCGTATGGCGGCGTGCTGATGTTCGGCCTCATCTCCACGATGATGGGGATGGCGCTGATCAACCCGGTGTCCGTCGGTGCCGGGGTGTTGTTGGGCAGCAAGGCCTACCGCGACGACAAGGAGGCGCGCATCGTCGAACGGCGGGCCAAGGCCAAGAACGCGGTGCGGGCGTTCACCGACGACGTCAGTTTCCAGGTCGGCAAGGAATCACGCGATCGTCTGCGGGTGATCCAACGGGTGCTGCGTGATCACTTCACCACCGTCGCCGAGCAGACGTCACGCTCGATCGCCGAGTCGCTCAGCGCCGCCCAGTCCGCTGCGGCGCTGGCCGACACGCAACGCACGGAACGGGCTGCCGCAGTGGAATCATCTCTGAAAGACGTTGCCGCGCTGCGCCGTGCCGCGGACCGTCTGGAGTCTCTCGCGGTGACGGCATAA